The Meleagris gallopavo isolate NT-WF06-2002-E0010 breed Aviagen turkey brand Nicholas breeding stock unplaced genomic scaffold, Turkey_5.1 ChrUn_random_7180001881134, whole genome shotgun sequence sequence CTGTCTCTGGCCCCTCGGCGCCGCTGGCCTCGGCGTGCTGCCGCAGCACGGAGTAACGATGGACCAGGAACCTGGGGGGGGACAGAAATGTGGGGATCCCACAAAGCCACGCAGAGCTTCCAGGCACGACCGGGAGCCCATAATGTCGTGGAGATCCCATAATAATTGGGGGAAGGCGGCAGGCAAGAGAAGCACGTGGGGactccctcccc is a genomic window containing:
- the LOC104916291 gene encoding sortilin-like, which encodes MGSPRHYGLPVVPGSSAWLCGIPTFLSPPRFLVHRYSVLRQHAEASGAEGPETADSPSPPYEGGYHDDSDEDLLE